Genomic window (Balearica regulorum gibbericeps isolate bBalReg1 chromosome Z, bBalReg1.pri, whole genome shotgun sequence):
TGGTGACTTTCCTCTAATGACCTAAGAAACTGGTGTGGAGCCTTCTGTATAAATGCACATCCACTTCGGTCACTGTTATTTGTTGATCTCATTTTCTTGAGAAAACTTTTGAATGAACAGGTAGGGGGAGTGTGCCttcattttccctgtgttttcagCTATGGGTATGACAGATTTCCTTTTACAGTAGCTTTGCAAAATGGATGCATAGTAGATCGCTTTCTTAAATAAAGGCCTTCCTTTCCCTTTACCGTTTCGAAGTAATTGCTAGTGAGTTCGGGACAATGTTCTATTTTATAACAGTCTAGCCTTGTTCACACATAGCTGACAGGATGGACCAACTGAAAACCTGTTCTTTCAGCAGTGGTAACAATTCCTCTCGTCAGCTACCTCTCCATCCTTTCCTTGAGACCAGACTTTGGTTTGGCTCCTGTGCAATGTCACTGACTCTGGATCTTTGCCCTGCAGCTCTTCCATTCACTGCTATGTCCACACCACTGGAGGACGCAATGGACAGCTTGATCAGGATTTTCCATCACTACTCTGGCAAAGAAGGAGACAGATACAAGCTCAGTAAAGGAGAACTCAAGGAGCTGCTCACCAGTGAGCTCACTGACTTCCTTTCAGTAAGACGCAGCTCCTGAACCTGAGTTGCTTTTTCATGGGTGCGATAAGGAGCTAAAGTTCAGGAATAGAGTGTCCTTCTGCAAGGCACATACTGCCACAGCCTCTCAGATGACAGTTGCCTTTGTGGAGCTGGACAGAAGGAGATAAGATCAAATGTCCCCTTTGAGAAGTGTGTTTTCAGAGGGTGGTCCAGCCCCAGTGTCCTGCCAggtgccaccagcagcagagccacGTACCTGTGCTTTGCTTCCTCCTCTGCACTCCTGAGCAGAAGGGCAAGGGCAGCCTAGAAGCGGTATGAAAATCAATGCTAAATCAGGCTttaatcaggtttttttttgttcatttgtttttaataataggGCATAGATAAATCCTTCAAAGAATTAAATCCAGCAACCGGTTCTCATGAGACAAGAAAGTAGCTTGTGCACAATGGCCACAGACACAGTACAGCTGCTTGTGTGCCCTGCAGAGACATGCtaagaaaattcttttattgATAAGCTGCTGATCTGACTATCTTGTTGCACACTTGTTATGTTCTACATTACACAGCATGGATGCTTTTTATGGAATAATGACCAGATTCATAGTGTTTGTCTTAATTGTAAAAATTGTTGTGGACCCTAGCACcatcagcaggattttttttatgttgtattCATTTCCTTGAATTAGATTTCCTTTAATCTTGGCTATTGATTCATTATTACAAATTCACTGTTCTTACTCACACTGAATAGGATGTGTTTGCTAAGTAGAGATCTTCTGAATGTGATAAATGGATGGATAATACGACCACATACAAATAGCCGGTTGAAAATCTAAGTGCTGTTGTTAAGGGATGGTACAGAGAAATGCACATTATAGATCCATCTTGTCAAAAGAAATCAGTGCTTATCAGCTCCTAAAATCTGTTTGATTCATTTCAGTGCCTATTTAGTACCTGTAATACTTCTAAGAGCTGCACTGTCTTTGGTTTCTGTTGCTGTGCACTTTTGGGACTCCAGACCTATGTTTTCAATTCTGTAGCTAGTGGTACGTTACTACTCAGGCGCATATTTCATACAGTCTTTTATTTAATAGCATCGGGGCTTGTGAGATAGCTGGATGTTCCACCACTGGGTGTATCAGACTTACACATTCAAGATCTGCACAGCTAagtcacttttctttctctttaggGCGAAAAGGACCCCCTTCTGGTTGATAAGATTATGAAAGATCTGGACTCCAATAAAGACAACGAAGTGGATTTTAATGAATTTGTCATTCTGGTTGCTGCTTTGACTGTGGCATGCAATGATTTCTTTGAAGAACAGCTAAAGAgagaggaattttaaaaatgctcagTACAATCAGTCTCCTGGCTACAAATGCAAGCAAAGCACACCTAGTTAGGTAGCCCTCATCAGCATTTAGTGAACGCAAACCATCATCCCTCCAACTGTTACTGCTGTAAGACACTTACGGGGCAGATCAGCAGCTGGTGTAAGCTGGACTAAAGCCGGTTTACACTACTTGAGATCtggcttttaatattttcagtctttggGCTGCATGCATTGGTAACATGCATTCATCAATTGCCCAGGTTAAGGGCTTGGGGTAACAGATCGTTTGGCAGGAGTTGAGACTTACACTTCTTA
Coding sequences:
- the S100Z gene encoding protein S100-Z isoform X2, whose amino-acid sequence is MSTPLEDAMDSLIRIFHHYSGKEGDRYKLSKGELKELLTSELTDFLSGEKDPLLVDKIMKDLDSNKDNEVDFNEFVILVAALTVACNDFFEEQLKREEF
- the S100Z gene encoding protein S100-Z isoform X1; the protein is MDQLKTCSFSSGNNSSRQLPLHPFLETRLWFGSCAMSLTLDLCPAALPFTAMSTPLEDAMDSLIRIFHHYSGKEGDRYKLSKGELKELLTSELTDFLSGEKDPLLVDKIMKDLDSNKDNEVDFNEFVILVAALTVACNDFFEEQLKREEF